A window of Silene latifolia isolate original U9 population unplaced genomic scaffold, ASM4854445v1 scaffold_70, whole genome shotgun sequence genomic DNA:
aattagtgtagcgaactAATGCTTTCACCGACatggttagaattaatataggctgcgataatcaaatagattgtatctaattatagcgatcgcatgttagaatcgatctaaagggcataaatAGAATCAAccgatcttgtgaccttagataacttgatagatctagcaattgattaagagaccccatataattgacctagtgaaccggaaatcctagacttttatTATCATTGTTTTAAACCCTTTTAATTACTCACAGTTAGTTGGttagataacaaacaaaacaaacccccaagaaaacggttaccttcagacgatttaaatatttacagactgaCTATTGCCGCCtacctgtggattcgatacctgtcttaccactagctattattgttagttttgagatagttttattttgatttggtgatacgactttagccatatcaaatttggcgccgttaccggggagccaagaattgtttagtttgtttctgtttattttgtctttttatctcagggaacctagttccttgagaccgttctcacacttttcttgttagttccgtgtatgcccaggtcgaaTAGGTCCaagattattccttttgatcctgaaccagaaaagacttttcgctacagacggaaacttaatcaagaagtgggtcaagtagaagacttgagtatacttgacgtcgagaCGGCGAGCTCAGTACAGTCGGCCGATCAGTCCTACACAGAGGACCAAATTCCCGAGACCGAAATTCCAGTTGAAACTCCTACTCCTGAGACTACCATCATGActactctagccagtcactccgagccgacaATAGCTTCCATCCCACAAGGATTTAAGTTGCCCACTATTGAAAATGGAACCTTCGAAATTCGcccatcttacatcaatttggtagAGCAAAATTTATTTGGAGGGACAACTACTGAAGATCCTTCTacacatatggagaaatttgtcacctaCTGCTGTTCTATCCTGttaacagctggagtgacacaagatcaactAAAGCAGGTGCTTTTTCTTTTTTCACTGAAAGATGGAGCTACTGAATGGTTGAGGGACTTAGATATGGCAGACGAGGGGATTACTGACTGGAATACTTTAgctcttgccttctacaagaggtacttcccacctcagaAAACTAATGCGCTGAGAAGTCAAATTAGtagtttcaagcaaggagctactgaagatttgaatgaagcatgGACTCGCTTCAAACGTTTGGTTCGATCTGTTCCCCATCACGGTTTCCCAAAGTgatttctttgcaaccagttttataacgggttgtatgacgaccatCGTGCCTTATTGGATTCATCAGCTAATGGAAGGTTTCAAGACAACAccaaggatagtaacgcgtggaagttgattgatcagattgccacccatactgctaagtatagaaatcctaggggaagcacgcgagggATTGGGGGAGATAGTGCTCTTGCTGCGCAATTGGAGACTATTTCTGTTCAAATTGCTGAGATAAAGACTACTcaatcattgggtagtaaagagagagttcatgctTTTAGTCAACTGCAagaggagtcttgtgctagatgtgGTTTAGACGGTTACAATGCAGCTGAGTGTTTGAGCACATTGGAGTAGGTTAATGCCTTTTAGCGTTACATATAACGTACACAAGGTACACCCTTCTCCAATTTTTATAATGAAAGAACAAAGGAACACCCTTTCCTTCAATGGTCaagtcagaatgtgcaaaacccgcagcagcaacaaccacaAAAGAATGTTCATATTCCTCCCAACAGTCGTGGTAATCAACCAAACGGAGGATATCAAAGGCAAGTTCAAGGAGGTcagcagtttaacaatcaatatcaataacctcctcaacaaactcctaaataaactcctcaacaagctccgaacaatgagatggcagagttgcgtaatcttttgcaacaaactttgttaatgcagcagaagtagacggctcaaatttctgagctaATTGCCCATAAGATGCTAGATAACCAGGTGGCTCAGAGGCActtcaaaatccatcaaaacaggCCGGGGGTCTTCCTCCTCAGGCTAAACAAGCTCacgagcaagctaatgttattcagctgaggagcggtacCACATATGCAAATCCTGACCTGTAAAGCCATGATAATGATGTGCCCACTGCTGATGATGAGGTACCTTatatgcatcccaaaggattgggtaatttggagcttagtgatgatgagaaagtgttggaatatatgtcctccgacaataatgtgatcacaactgtcggtcatgatgatcacatgtttaagtctc
This region includes:
- the LOC141640057 gene encoding uncharacterized protein LOC141640057, which produces MTTLASHSEPTIASIPQGFKLPTIENGTFEIRPSYINLVEQNLFGGTTTEDPSTHMEKFVTYCCSILLTAGVTQDQLKQVLFLFSLKDGATEWLRDLDMADEGITDWNTLALAFYKRYFPPQKTNALRSQISSFKQGATEDLNEAWTRFKRLVRSVPHHGFPKNPRGSTRGIGGDSALAAQLETISVQIAEIKTTQSLGSKERVHAFSQLQEESCARCGLDGYNAAECLSTLE